A stretch of the Sinorhizobium alkalisoli genome encodes the following:
- a CDS encoding (2Fe-2S)-binding protein, which yields MAGIAVSTNINGDNAEFLCHADETLLDVLRDRLGLMGAKEGCGTGDCGACSIILDDRLVCSCLVLGAEADGRRIETVEGMAQGDQLHPLQQKFLEHAALQCGICTPGFLIAAKDLLAKNPDPTEEEIRFGLAGNLCRCTGYDKIVRAVQDAAGVMRGA from the coding sequence ATGGCAGGCATAGCGGTTTCAACGAACATCAATGGCGACAACGCCGAGTTTCTCTGCCACGCCGACGAGACGCTGCTTGACGTGTTGCGTGATCGCCTCGGGCTCATGGGAGCGAAAGAAGGCTGCGGCACGGGTGACTGCGGCGCCTGCAGCATCATTCTCGACGATCGCCTGGTCTGCTCCTGTCTCGTGCTTGGGGCAGAGGCGGACGGCCGGCGCATCGAAACCGTCGAGGGCATGGCACAGGGTGACCAGCTTCATCCGCTGCAACAAAAGTTTCTCGAGCATGCCGCCTTGCAATGTGGCATCTGCACACCCGGCTTCCTCATTGCCGCAAAGGATCTGCTGGCGAAGAATCCGGATCCGACCGAAGAGGAAATACGCTTCGGTCTTGCCGGAAATCTGTGTCGTTGCACCGGCTACGACAAGATCGTGCGCGCCGTTCAGGACGCAGCAGGCGTGATGAGAGGAGCTTGA
- a CDS encoding PQQ-dependent methanol/ethanol family dehydrogenase produces MNRLMLTAVTVLSLAGLAQAEVTEEDLAKDATTVGDVLTNGMGRGLQRFSPLETLNKNNVKNLVPAWAFSLGGEKQRGQESQPIVYDGIMYITASYSRLFAIDIKTGKELWQFDARLPEGILPCCDVVNRGAAIYGDNIYFGTLDARLVALNRKTGDVVWNKKIANYKEGYSYTAAPLIVNGLVITGNSGGEFGVVGEVQARDTKNGELVWTRPVIEGHMGTYKGKESTMTGTLNATWPGDLWKTGGGATWLGGSYDADTDTLVFGAGNPAPWNSHLRGAGKPVEGNNGDNLYAASRLGINPENGEIKWHFQTTPREGWDFDGVNEVVPFISRDGKKRFATADRNGFFYILDREDGKFVAAYPFVKNITWAKGIDKNGRPIYVEENRPGDPTAAADGGKGQQVFAVPSFLGGKNWMPMAYSQKTELFYVPSNEWGMDIWNEPISYKKGAAYLGAGFTIKPLFEDYIGSLKAIDPNSGEVKWEYKNSAPLWGGVMATAGGLVFVGTPEGEFKALDDETGEVLWTFQTGSGIVGQPITWEQDGEQYVSVISGWGGAVPLWGGEVAKKVNYLNQGGMVWTFRLPKQLALAQ; encoded by the coding sequence ATGAACAGATTGATGCTGACTGCCGTGACGGTCCTGTCACTGGCGGGACTGGCCCAGGCGGAGGTGACGGAGGAAGACCTCGCCAAGGACGCCACTACGGTCGGCGATGTACTGACAAACGGCATGGGGAGGGGTCTGCAGCGCTTCTCCCCGCTCGAGACGCTCAACAAGAACAACGTCAAGAACCTTGTGCCCGCCTGGGCATTCAGCCTCGGCGGCGAAAAGCAGCGGGGGCAGGAAAGCCAGCCGATTGTCTACGACGGGATCATGTATATCACGGCCTCCTACAGCCGCCTTTTCGCCATCGATATCAAGACCGGCAAGGAGCTCTGGCAGTTCGATGCCCGCCTGCCGGAAGGCATCCTGCCCTGCTGTGACGTGGTGAACCGCGGTGCCGCGATCTATGGCGACAATATCTACTTCGGAACACTCGACGCCCGCCTCGTCGCACTGAACCGCAAGACGGGCGATGTGGTCTGGAACAAGAAGATCGCCAATTACAAGGAGGGCTACAGCTACACCGCCGCGCCGCTGATCGTGAACGGCCTGGTAATCACCGGCAATTCCGGCGGCGAGTTCGGCGTCGTCGGCGAGGTGCAGGCGCGCGACACCAAGAACGGCGAGCTTGTCTGGACTCGGCCCGTCATAGAAGGGCACATGGGCACCTACAAGGGCAAGGAAAGCACCATGACCGGGACGTTGAACGCGACTTGGCCCGGCGACCTGTGGAAGACCGGGGGCGGTGCCACCTGGCTCGGTGGCTCCTACGACGCCGATACCGACACGCTTGTCTTCGGCGCCGGCAACCCCGCCCCCTGGAACAGCCACCTGCGTGGCGCCGGCAAGCCGGTCGAGGGCAACAACGGCGACAACCTCTACGCCGCAAGTCGACTCGGCATCAATCCCGAGAATGGCGAGATCAAGTGGCACTTCCAGACAACGCCCCGCGAAGGATGGGACTTCGACGGCGTCAATGAGGTTGTTCCCTTCATCTCCAGGGATGGCAAGAAGCGGTTCGCAACCGCCGACCGAAACGGCTTCTTCTACATTCTCGATCGCGAGGACGGGAAGTTCGTCGCCGCCTATCCTTTCGTTAAGAACATAACCTGGGCCAAGGGCATCGATAAGAACGGTCGCCCGATCTATGTGGAAGAAAACCGTCCCGGCGATCCTACCGCGGCGGCCGACGGTGGCAAGGGACAGCAGGTTTTCGCGGTACCGTCGTTCCTCGGTGGCAAGAACTGGATGCCGATGGCCTATAGCCAGAAGACCGAGCTCTTCTATGTGCCCTCAAACGAATGGGGCATGGACATCTGGAACGAGCCGATCTCCTATAAGAAGGGCGCGGCCTATCTCGGTGCCGGCTTCACCATCAAGCCGCTTTTCGAGGACTATATAGGCTCGCTGAAAGCGATCGATCCCAACAGCGGCGAGGTCAAGTGGGAATACAAGAATAGCGCTCCGCTCTGGGGCGGGGTGATGGCAACGGCGGGCGGGCTTGTCTTCGTCGGGACGCCCGAGGGTGAATTCAAGGCTCTCGACGATGAGACCGGCGAGGTCCTCTGGACTTTCCAAACCGGTTCCGGGATCGTCGGCCAGCCCATCACCTGGGAACAGGACGGAGAGCAATATGTGTCGGTCATTTCCGGCTGGGGCGGTGCCGTTCCGCTCTGGGGCGGCGAAGTCGCCAAGAAGGTCAATTACCTCAACCAGGGTGGCATGGTGTGGACCTTCCGTTTGCCAAAACAGTTGGCTTTGGCACAATAG
- the pqqA gene encoding pyrroloquinoline quinone precursor peptide PqqA encodes MSWHKPKFIDVSCAMEINRYVPADGDEPVLF; translated from the coding sequence ATGTCCTGGCATAAACCGAAATTCATCGACGTAAGCTGCGCTATGGAAATCAACCGCTACGTTCCCGCAGACGGGGACGAGCCGGTCCTTTTTTGA
- a CDS encoding MoaD/ThiS family protein, which produces MVEVTLWGSLAAAAEGNSKIEIEAKNIRELFERLRERFPQLEPLMDRGIAVAIDGTIYRDTWSKELPPGAEIYLLPRLAGG; this is translated from the coding sequence ATGGTCGAGGTGACGCTCTGGGGCTCTCTCGCCGCGGCAGCTGAGGGTAACAGCAAGATCGAGATCGAGGCAAAGAATATCAGGGAACTGTTTGAGAGGTTGCGCGAACGGTTTCCTCAGCTCGAGCCACTCATGGATCGAGGCATTGCGGTTGCAATCGACGGAACGATCTATCGCGACACCTGGTCGAAGGAACTGCCGCCGGGAGCGGAAATCTATCTACTGCCGAGGTTGGCGGGCGGCTAA
- a CDS encoding FAD binding domain-containing protein, with the protein MRYIRPSSIEDAVALLAEAAGKAAVLGGGSDLLVRMKGGFIEPELIIDIKAIDVLRHITESEDGFVIGAAVPCAVLGENAALRRAWPGVLEGANLIGSKQVQGRCTIVGNLCNASPAADSVPALVTAGAKALIRGPAGSRTIAVEMVPVGPGKTSLAPGEIIEAILLDKRQPRSGDAYQRFTPRTEMDIAVVSAAVNLTLDDQGVIQSARVALGAAAPTVFLVKEAAEILTGSRVDDKTLDRLAAACSGACRPIDDKRGTVEFRRKVAGVLAKRVALAAYQRAGQK; encoded by the coding sequence TTGCGCTATATTCGTCCTAGTTCAATCGAAGATGCCGTTGCTCTCTTGGCGGAAGCGGCAGGCAAGGCAGCCGTTCTGGGCGGCGGAAGTGATCTGCTCGTGAGAATGAAGGGGGGCTTCATCGAACCCGAGCTCATCATCGACATCAAAGCTATAGACGTCCTGAGACACATAACTGAAAGCGAGGATGGCTTCGTCATCGGCGCTGCGGTGCCTTGCGCGGTCCTCGGCGAGAATGCAGCGCTCCGGCGGGCGTGGCCCGGCGTATTGGAAGGGGCCAATCTCATCGGTTCCAAGCAAGTGCAGGGGCGTTGCACCATCGTCGGAAATCTCTGCAACGCATCGCCTGCGGCCGACAGCGTGCCCGCGCTGGTGACTGCCGGTGCAAAGGCTCTGATCAGGGGGCCGGCCGGCTCCCGCACAATCGCTGTCGAAATGGTGCCGGTCGGGCCGGGCAAGACGTCGCTTGCGCCCGGCGAGATCATCGAGGCCATTCTGCTCGACAAGCGCCAGCCGCGTTCGGGCGACGCCTATCAACGGTTCACCCCACGCACCGAGATGGATATTGCCGTCGTCAGTGCCGCGGTGAATCTCACTCTTGATGATCAGGGCGTCATCCAGTCGGCGCGCGTCGCGCTTGGCGCGGCGGCGCCGACGGTGTTTCTGGTCAAGGAAGCGGCCGAAATCCTCACTGGTTCCCGCGTCGACGACAAGACGCTTGACCGCCTGGCCGCGGCCTGTTCAGGCGCCTGTCGTCCCATAGACGACAAGCGAGGCACTGTAGAATTCCGAAGGAAAGTCGCGGGAGTGCTGGCCAAGCGGGTCGCGCTGGCCGCCTATCAGCGTGCAGGACAGAAATGA
- a CDS encoding bile acid:sodium symporter, whose protein sequence is MPRSDRLGLLFCGSIKNLATGLPTAGILFDSAEIAIIILPLMLFHLIQLLVLAVASQRNTACIQTAQLIA, encoded by the coding sequence ATGCCAAGGTCTGATCGCCTGGGGCTACTGTTTTGTGGCTCGATCAAGAACCTCGCGACCGGGCTGCCTACGGCTGGCATTCTTTTCGATTCTGCCGAAATAGCCATTATTATACTCCCATTGATGCTATTTCATTTGATTCAGCTGTTGGTGCTGGCCGTCGCTTCCCAGCGCAACACGGCTTGCATCCAAACAGCGCAGCTCATAGCGTGA
- the pqqB gene encoding pyrroloquinoline quinone biosynthesis protein PqqB: MAETSDLRIIVLGAAAGGGLPQWNCGCLNCTLARDPGSGLKSQSQSSLAVSRDGEAWAVFNASPDIRQQIEHNRSLQPRRLRHSPIESVVLTNGDIDHLAGLLVLREKQPFMLFSTGSVGEIIAENPVFGVLDPDLVARRSVAIEEVFFPLPDLEARFFSVPGKVPLFLEDDEPDLNVEGENTVGVELRAGSKRVYYIPGCGLMNSGLGGRLAGADALFFDGTLFTDREMIATGTGRKTGRRMGHMPIAGEGGSLDALDGLNIRRKIYVHINNTNPIWRPGPERTTVESRGFEVGFDGMEVSL; encoded by the coding sequence GTGGCAGAGACGTCCGATCTTCGTATCATCGTTCTGGGGGCCGCCGCTGGCGGCGGCCTTCCGCAGTGGAATTGCGGCTGCCTGAACTGCACGCTGGCGCGTGATCCGGGCTCCGGCCTCAAGTCGCAAAGCCAATCATCGCTGGCCGTCAGCCGCGATGGCGAAGCCTGGGCGGTCTTCAATGCCTCGCCCGACATCCGCCAGCAGATTGAGCACAATCGTTCGTTGCAGCCGCGCCGCCTGCGCCACAGTCCGATCGAGAGCGTGGTGCTGACCAACGGCGACATCGATCATCTGGCCGGACTGCTGGTCCTCAGGGAAAAGCAGCCGTTCATGCTGTTTTCCACCGGTTCGGTCGGCGAAATCATCGCCGAAAATCCGGTCTTCGGCGTGCTCGATCCGGACCTGGTTGCACGGCGGAGCGTCGCGATCGAGGAAGTTTTCTTTCCACTTCCCGACCTCGAGGCGCGGTTCTTTTCCGTTCCCGGCAAGGTGCCGCTGTTTCTCGAGGACGACGAACCGGATCTCAACGTCGAGGGCGAAAATACCGTCGGGGTCGAGCTCAGAGCTGGCAGCAAGCGCGTTTATTATATCCCGGGCTGCGGCCTGATGAATTCCGGTCTCGGCGGGCGCCTCGCGGGTGCCGACGCGCTGTTCTTCGACGGCACGCTCTTTACTGACCGTGAGATGATTGCGACCGGCACGGGGCGCAAGACGGGCCGTCGCATGGGCCACATGCCGATCGCCGGCGAGGGCGGCAGCCTCGACGCATTGGACGGCCTGAACATTCGCCGAAAGATCTATGTCCACATCAACAACACGAACCCGATCTGGCGGCCTGGCCCCGAGCGCACCACGGTGGAAAGCCGTGGCTTCGAAGTCGGGTTCGACGGCATGGAGGTCAGCCTGTGA
- a CDS encoding xanthine dehydrogenase family protein molybdopterin-binding subunit — MNFDPSHSKRSFSSVGTRPIRPDGVDKVTGRARYGADFNMPGQLVGRILRSPHAHAIIRKIDTSKAARLPGVKAVLTAADLPDLTDGDAAMYDILDNCMARKKALYDGHAVAAVAAIDARTAKQALKLIEVEYELLPHVTDVDQAFAPDAPLVNDTIITTGLDPKPDRPSNVSMRSQFGHGDVDAGMARADFVVERTFKTEQTHQGYIEPHACVANVSSDGTADLWVCTQGHFVYRQHCAQLLGMDASKLRVTSSEIGGGFGGKTHVWAEPVALALSRKAGRPVKLVMSRDEVFRASGPTSATSIDVRIGALKDGTIIAAEATLRYSCGPYAGSWAEIGAMTAFACYKLENVRTVGYEVLVNRPKTAAYRAPSAPMAAFAVESAVDELAKKVGMDPVDFRIRNAAQEGTKASYGPVYGPIGIGPTLEAVKNHPHMKAPLGKNQGRGMACGFWFNFGGQTCTDLNIGMDGTVSLAVGTVDVGGSRASLSLVAAEELGIDYALVRTVIADTSSLGYNDMTDGSRGTFSSSMATISAARNAIKILRERAAQMWDILVEDVTWEKGHAVAKGETHGNLPKLSLKEIAAASGTTGGPIAGHSEIVADGAGVSFATHICDIEVDPETGATKVLRYTVVQDAGKAVHPTYVEGQYQGGAAQGIGWALNEEYIYGKDGRLQNAGFLDYRIPVCSDLPMIDTQILEIPNPNHPYGVRGVGETSIVPPLAAVANAVSNAVGVRMLHIPMSPPRILAALDA; from the coding sequence ATGAATTTTGATCCGAGCCACTCGAAACGCAGCTTCTCCTCCGTGGGTACCCGTCCCATCCGGCCGGATGGAGTCGACAAGGTGACGGGCCGCGCGCGCTACGGCGCGGACTTCAACATGCCCGGCCAGTTGGTCGGACGGATTTTGCGCAGCCCGCACGCTCATGCCATCATTCGCAAGATCGACACGTCGAAGGCCGCGCGACTTCCTGGCGTCAAGGCGGTTTTGACGGCGGCGGACCTGCCCGACCTCACCGATGGTGACGCGGCGATGTATGACATTCTCGACAACTGCATGGCGCGAAAGAAGGCGCTCTACGACGGTCACGCTGTGGCCGCCGTGGCGGCAATCGATGCGCGAACCGCCAAGCAGGCGCTCAAGCTCATCGAGGTCGAGTATGAACTCCTGCCGCACGTTACCGATGTTGACCAGGCGTTCGCGCCGGATGCTCCGCTCGTCAACGACACGATCATCACAACAGGCCTTGACCCCAAGCCCGATCGCCCTTCGAATGTCTCGATGCGGAGCCAGTTCGGGCATGGCGACGTCGATGCCGGCATGGCAAGGGCCGACTTCGTTGTCGAGCGGACATTCAAGACCGAGCAGACCCACCAGGGCTATATTGAGCCTCACGCCTGCGTCGCCAATGTCAGTTCGGACGGCACAGCGGACCTTTGGGTTTGCACCCAGGGCCACTTTGTCTATCGCCAGCACTGCGCACAACTGCTCGGCATGGATGCTTCCAAGCTGCGCGTCACGTCTTCGGAAATCGGCGGCGGTTTTGGCGGCAAGACCCATGTCTGGGCTGAGCCGGTCGCGCTGGCGTTGTCGCGCAAGGCCGGCAGGCCGGTCAAGCTGGTCATGTCGCGCGACGAAGTGTTTCGCGCGTCCGGCCCGACCAGCGCCACGTCGATCGACGTAAGGATCGGCGCATTGAAGGACGGAACGATCATCGCCGCCGAAGCGACACTTCGCTATTCCTGCGGCCCCTATGCCGGATCATGGGCCGAGATCGGTGCCATGACCGCATTCGCGTGCTACAAGCTCGAGAATGTCAGGACGGTTGGCTACGAAGTGCTGGTAAACCGGCCGAAGACCGCGGCATACCGTGCGCCTTCGGCGCCGATGGCGGCGTTCGCAGTGGAAAGCGCCGTCGATGAACTTGCCAAGAAAGTCGGCATGGATCCGGTCGATTTCCGGATCCGGAACGCGGCACAGGAAGGGACCAAGGCATCCTACGGTCCAGTCTACGGCCCGATCGGCATCGGCCCGACACTGGAGGCCGTGAAGAACCATCCTCACATGAAGGCACCTCTTGGCAAGAACCAGGGGCGCGGCATGGCATGCGGGTTCTGGTTCAACTTCGGGGGCCAGACTTGCACCGATCTGAACATCGGGATGGATGGGACGGTCTCGCTCGCGGTTGGCACGGTGGATGTGGGCGGTTCGCGCGCATCGCTGTCGCTGGTGGCCGCAGAGGAGCTCGGGATCGACTACGCGCTTGTTCGGACGGTGATCGCCGACACGTCTAGTCTCGGCTACAACGACATGACCGATGGCAGCCGGGGAACGTTCTCGTCCTCGATGGCCACCATTTCTGCTGCCCGCAACGCGATCAAGATTCTCCGAGAGCGTGCGGCGCAGATGTGGGACATTCTGGTCGAGGACGTAACCTGGGAAAAGGGCCATGCCGTCGCCAAGGGCGAGACGCACGGAAACCTTCCGAAACTGTCTCTGAAGGAGATTGCGGCGGCATCGGGCACCACGGGCGGCCCGATTGCGGGGCACAGTGAGATCGTCGCCGACGGCGCCGGCGTATCCTTCGCCACCCATATCTGCGATATCGAGGTCGACCCCGAAACCGGGGCCACCAAGGTGCTGCGCTACACCGTGGTGCAGGATGCCGGCAAAGCCGTGCATCCGACCTATGTCGAAGGACAGTACCAGGGCGGCGCCGCGCAGGGCATCGGCTGGGCACTCAACGAAGAATATATCTACGGCAAAGACGGCAGGCTGCAGAATGCGGGCTTCCTCGACTACCGTATCCCGGTGTGCTCGGATCTGCCTATGATAGACACGCAGATCCTGGAGATACCCAACCCCAACCACCCCTATGGGGTTCGCGGCGTCGGGGAAACGTCCATCGTCCCTCCGCTTGCAGCGGTGGCCAATGCCGTGTCCAATGCGGTCGGCGTGCGAATGCTGCATATTCCCATGTCGCCGCCGCGGATCCTGGCAGCACTTGACGCCTGA
- the pqqD gene encoding pyrroloquinoline quinone biosynthesis peptide chaperone PqqD, protein MSADAAMTSGAGISGTSVVRLARGVRLHEDPVRGQAVLLAPERAMALDDIAVAIVEALDGQRSLDRIVDNFAQKFDAPAADIAADVRAFVEELANRRLLEIVA, encoded by the coding sequence ATGAGCGCCGATGCGGCGATGACTTCAGGGGCGGGGATTTCAGGGACGAGCGTCGTCAGACTGGCCCGCGGCGTGCGCCTGCACGAGGATCCGGTTCGCGGCCAGGCGGTGCTGTTGGCCCCGGAGCGGGCGATGGCGCTCGACGATATTGCCGTTGCCATCGTCGAGGCGCTCGACGGCCAGCGCAGCCTCGACCGGATCGTCGACAATTTTGCCCAAAAGTTCGACGCCCCGGCCGCCGATATCGCCGCCGACGTCAGGGCTTTCGTCGAGGAACTCGCCAATCGCCGCCTGCTGGAGATCGTCGCATGA
- the pqqC gene encoding pyrroloquinoline-quinone synthase PqqC, with amino-acid sequence MTTATDKQAFHARLLAIGEERYHDKHPFHAMLHGGRATMTQVRAWVINRYYYQSRIPMKDAAFLSRCDDSDLRRAWRSRIEDHDGGIDGGGGIRRWLRLAEAVGLDPAHVASTRGVLPATRFAVDAYVSFVREKPLLEAVASSLTELFAPKIHSERIAGLLAHYAFADQAALAYFRQRLAEAPRDVEFGLAYVLDHADTVEKQDAAAAALTFKTDVLWSQLDALYSAYVTPGLIPPGGWDGEQGVVVNPTAREAAE; translated from the coding sequence GTGACGACGGCAACTGACAAGCAAGCTTTTCACGCTCGCCTTTTGGCGATCGGGGAGGAACGCTATCACGACAAGCATCCTTTCCACGCGATGCTCCACGGCGGCCGCGCAACGATGACGCAGGTCCGCGCCTGGGTGATCAACCGCTACTATTACCAGAGCCGCATTCCGATGAAGGACGCGGCCTTTCTGTCGCGCTGCGACGACTCGGACCTGCGCCGGGCCTGGCGTTCCCGGATTGAAGACCACGACGGCGGTATCGACGGGGGCGGCGGCATCCGCCGTTGGCTGCGTCTCGCGGAAGCGGTCGGACTCGACCCGGCCCATGTCGCTTCGACGCGGGGCGTCCTGCCTGCGACCCGATTTGCCGTCGACGCCTATGTGTCGTTCGTGCGGGAGAAGCCGCTACTCGAGGCGGTGGCCTCATCACTCACGGAGCTTTTTGCGCCCAAAATCCATTCGGAGCGCATTGCAGGGTTGCTGGCGCACTATGCGTTCGCAGACCAGGCGGCGCTCGCTTACTTCCGCCAAAGACTGGCGGAGGCGCCGCGCGACGTCGAATTCGGCCTTGCTTATGTGCTCGATCACGCCGACACGGTTGAAAAGCAGGATGCCGCCGCCGCGGCGCTGACCTTCAAGACCGACGTTCTGTGGTCGCAGCTCGACGCGCTTTATTCCGCCTATGTGACGCCCGGGCTGATCCCGCCGGGCGGCTGGGACGGCGAGCAAGGTGTCGTCGTTAACCCGACGGCGCGGGAGGCAGCTGAATGA
- the pqqE gene encoding pyrroloquinoline quinone biosynthesis protein PqqE, whose amino-acid sequence MSSAIAATNHAGAAVARVPPPMAMLAELTHRCPLACPYCSNPIALTPGDEELSTEEWINVFSQAAALGVLHLHLSGGEPAARRDLVDLTRAAVSLGLYSNLITSGVGLTEGRINDLADAGLDHVQLSIQGVSSEGADRIAGYKGGYERKMAVANWIAATGIPLTVNAVCHRQNMGEIDAMIALAIRLGARRIEIATVQFHGWAERNKAALLPTREQVEHATRTVAAAREKYQGILVIDYVPADYYSQYPKACMGGWGRVGLNITPSGRVLPCHAAETIPGLTFKTIRDDTLSEIWYASDAFNAYRGEAWMPELCRSCERKQIDFGGCRCQAMALAGDARATDPVCIRSPLRDRLTRETDRLSAMSSATLSYRGR is encoded by the coding sequence ATGAGCAGCGCCATCGCCGCCACAAACCATGCCGGCGCCGCTGTCGCGCGCGTGCCGCCGCCGATGGCGATGCTGGCGGAGCTGACGCATCGCTGTCCGTTGGCCTGCCCCTATTGCTCCAACCCGATCGCCCTGACACCGGGGGACGAAGAACTGTCGACCGAAGAATGGATCAACGTCTTCAGCCAGGCGGCCGCTCTCGGCGTGCTGCATCTGCACCTGTCCGGCGGCGAGCCGGCGGCGCGGCGCGATCTCGTCGACCTGACGCGGGCGGCGGTTTCGCTCGGGCTTTACAGCAATCTGATCACCTCGGGCGTCGGTTTGACGGAGGGGAGGATCAACGACCTGGCCGATGCCGGTCTCGACCACGTTCAGTTGTCGATCCAGGGTGTTTCCTCCGAAGGCGCCGACCGGATCGCCGGCTACAAGGGCGGTTATGAGCGAAAGATGGCCGTTGCAAACTGGATCGCGGCCACCGGCATTCCGCTGACGGTCAACGCCGTCTGCCACCGGCAGAACATGGGCGAGATCGACGCCATGATCGCGCTGGCGATCCGGCTTGGGGCGCGCCGCATCGAGATCGCGACGGTGCAGTTTCACGGCTGGGCCGAGCGCAACAAGGCGGCGCTGCTGCCGACGCGCGAACAGGTCGAGCACGCGACGCGCACCGTCGCTGCAGCCCGGGAGAAATATCAGGGCATCCTGGTGATCGACTATGTACCGGCCGATTATTATTCCCAATACCCGAAGGCTTGCATGGGTGGCTGGGGCCGCGTCGGCCTCAATATCACCCCGTCCGGCCGAGTGCTTCCGTGCCACGCGGCCGAAACGATCCCGGGCCTCACCTTCAAGACCATCCGCGACGACACGCTTTCTGAGATCTGGTACGCGAGCGACGCCTTCAACGCCTATCGGGGCGAGGCCTGGATGCCGGAGCTCTGCCGCAGCTGCGAGCGCAAACAGATCGACTTCGGCGGCTGCCGTTGCCAGGCGATGGCGCTTGCTGGCGATGCGCGCGCAACCGATCCGGTTTGCATCCGATCGCCGCTGCGCGACCGCTTGACGCGGGAAACGGACCGGCTTTCGGCGATGTCATCGGCCACTTTGAGCTACCGCGGACGGTAG
- a CDS encoding response regulator transcription factor, whose translation MIIIRNSFHTPRPNLAVPPLLKPVELRSALIVDDHPLFCDALAMTLTGLVGIGSIDSVGTLDAALARLDGDTPPDVVVLDLNLPDVNGLDGVVRLRQAVPGVPIVVVSSLDELKIIRALLKAGINGFVPKHAVRDEFRAAFAAISRGEIYAPQMALEPGSPSLSDEAIARLGLLTRQQAKILQLVCAGLMNKQIAYELSIAETTVKAHVTAIMRKLGVQTRMQAVLFAQEASFTALTPEE comes from the coding sequence ATGATCATCATCCGCAATTCCTTCCATACACCGCGTCCGAACCTGGCGGTGCCACCTCTACTCAAACCGGTCGAGTTGCGATCGGCGCTGATCGTGGACGATCACCCCTTGTTCTGCGATGCCCTAGCGATGACATTGACCGGTCTTGTCGGCATCGGATCCATCGATTCCGTGGGGACGCTGGACGCCGCCCTTGCACGGCTGGACGGCGATACACCGCCGGATGTCGTGGTGCTCGATCTCAATCTGCCGGACGTCAATGGACTTGACGGCGTCGTCCGGCTGAGACAGGCGGTTCCCGGGGTCCCGATCGTCGTTGTCTCGTCGCTGGACGAATTGAAGATCATCCGGGCCTTGCTCAAGGCGGGGATCAACGGCTTCGTGCCGAAGCATGCGGTTCGAGACGAGTTTCGTGCCGCCTTCGCAGCGATTTCTCGAGGCGAAATCTATGCCCCCCAGATGGCGTTGGAGCCGGGCAGCCCTTCCTTGTCGGACGAAGCAATTGCCCGGCTGGGGCTGCTGACGCGCCAACAGGCGAAGATCCTGCAGCTCGTCTGCGCCGGCCTGATGAACAAGCAGATCGCCTATGAGCTTTCCATCGCCGAAACCACGGTGAAAGCGCATGTCACCGCGATTATGCGCAAACTCGGCGTCCAGACGCGGATGCAGGCGGTATTGTTCGCACAGGAGGCTAGTTTCACGGCACTGACGCCGGAGGAATGA